A genomic stretch from Setaria viridis chromosome 1, Setaria_viridis_v4.0, whole genome shotgun sequence includes:
- the LOC117850316 gene encoding thiosulfate sulfurtransferase 18: MAPETCGRSAEPSVVTVDVTAARELMAPAGGHRYLDVRTEEELSRLGHLVELDRSLNVPYMFTTPQGGREKNAHFLEQVASLFTKDEHVLVGCQSGKRSELACLDLQAAGFKNVKNMGGGYLAWIDHGFPVHHPPRTA; encoded by the exons ATGGCGCCGGAGACCTGCGGCAG GTCTGCTGAGCCGTCGGTGGTGACGGTGGACgtgacggcggcgagggagctgatggcgccggccggcggccaccgcTACCTGGACGTGAGGACGGAGGAGGAGCTCAGCAGGCTGGGGCATCTGGTGGAGCTGGACAGGTCCCTGAACGTGCCCTACATGTTCACCACCCCGCAGGGAGGCCGCGAGAAGAATGCTCACTTTCTGGAGCAGGTGGCCTCGCTCTTCACCAAAGACGAGCACGTCCTAGTG gGGTGCCAAAGCGGCAAGAGATCGGAGCTAGCATGCCTTGATCTCCAAGCAGCA GGATTCAAGAACGTCAAGAACATGGGCGGCGGCTACCTCGCCTGGATCGACCATGGCTTCCCCGTCCACCACCCACCACGCACGGCCTAG
- the LOC117850286 gene encoding uncharacterized protein encodes MAAAAARSRAAAAWARLLSLRSHHHAGSTTLPRHHHLGSRIAPPRRHLAFSASAGGARPQIQSERAVHELLAEVERERQRERQDRRARDGDQEGKPEEEEEEEDYLGVKPLIEKLERRKAKEAAAADEGYWEPTDSDSDEDDERYTPDAIKRRVDEFERKCKRHGELLRSFAEAETLDEAHKWMTKIDKFEERHLKLPLEYRVIGDMMNRLKDATGKERFVLLQKLNRAVRIMECKEAFDPSNPANFGLIQHQQVGSPEDLVLNAGFDKEKQMIQGEQLEDDDDEEFNEAKERDDMLIEKLNAIEKKIEDKLAELDHTFGKKGRVLEEEIKDLVEERNSLSEKKRRPMYRKGFDIKVIDVNRTCKVTKGGQIAKFTALLATGNYHGVVGFAKAKGPTAKIAIQRAYEKCFQNLHYMERYEDHTIAHAIQAKYEKTKIYLWPGPMRSGMSAAGRTVETVLYLAGFSNVKSKIIGSRNPLNVIKALFIALNAIETPKDVQQKFGRTVVESYLL; translated from the exons atggccgccgccgcagcacgctcccgcgccgccgcggcgtgggCCCGACTCCTCTCCCTGCGGTCGCACCACCACGCGGGCTCCACCACACttccccgccaccaccacctagGCTCGCGGATagcgcccccgcgccgccacctggCCTTCTCCGCCTCCGCGGGGGGCGCCAGGCCTCAGATCCAGAGCGAGCGGGCCGTCCACGAGCTGCTCGCCGAGGTCGAGCGCGAGCGCCAGCGGGAGCGCCAGGACCGCCGCGCCAGGGACGGCGACCAGGAGGGAAagccagaggaggaggaggaagaggaggactaCCTGGGCGTCAAGCCGCTCATCGAGAAGCTCGAGCGCCGCAAGGCcaaggaggccgccgccgccgacgaaggCTACTGGGAGCCCACCGACTCCGAcagcgacgaggacgacgagcgcTACACGCCCGACGCCATCAAGCGCCGCGTCGACGAGTTCGAGCGCAAGTGCAAGCGACACGGGGAGCTCCTGCGATCATTCGCGGAGGCCG AGACCCTCGACGAGGCTCACAAATGGATGACCAAAATCGACAAGTTCGAGGAGCGCCACCTCAAGCTGCCACTCGAGTACAGGGTCATCGGCGACATGATGAACCGCCTCAAGGACGCCACCGGCAAAGAGCGCTTCGTTCTCCTCCAGAAGCTCAACAGAGCGGTTAGGATCATGGAGTGCAAGGAGGCCTTCGACCCCAGTAACCCTGCAAACTTTGGGCTCATTCAGCACCAGCAGGTTGGCTCTCCAGaggatctggtgctcaatgcagGCTTTGACAAGGAGAAGCAGATGATCCAGGGGGAGCAACttgaggatgacgacgacgaggaatTCAATGAAGCAAAGGAGAGGGATGACATGCTCATAGAGAAACTCAATGCTATCGAGAAGAAGATTGAGGACAAGTTGGCAGAGTTGGATCACACCTTCGGTAAGAAAGGCAGAGTTTTGGAGGAGGAAATCAAGGATTTGGTGGAGGAGCGCAATTCCCTCTCCGAGAAAAAGAGGAGGCCTATGTACAGAAAA GGTTTTGACATCAAAGTTATCGATGTTAACAGGACATGCAAGGTCACAAAG GGAGGCCAAATAGCAAAATTCACAGCATTATTGGCCACTGGAAACTACCATGGTGTTGTAGGCTTCGCAAAAGCTAAAGGGCCAACAGCCAAGATTGCAATACAGAGG GCATATGAGAAATGCTTCCAGAATCTCCACTACATGGAGCGATATGAGGATCACACAATTGCTCATGCTATCCAGGCCAAATATGAGAAAACAAAG ATATACCTCTGGCCCGGACCAATGAGGAGTGGAATGTCTGCTGCTGGTAGGACTGTTGAAACTGTGCTGTACTTGGCTGGTTTCAGCAATGTCAAGTCAAAG ATTATTGGATCAAGGAACCCGCTTAATGTGATTAAAGCTCTCTTCATAGCTTTGAATGCT ATTGAGACTCCAAAGGATGTCCAGCAGAAGTTTGGGCGGACTGTGGTTGAGTCTTACTTATTGTAA
- the LOC117850295 gene encoding phytochrome-interacting ankyrin-repeat protein 2: MVLQVRRSLSMSRPRSCPAADDRGWNQLHVAARKGDLKEVRRLLDEGMDVNAPAWGPKSPGATALHLAAQGGHVKIMDELLERGANIDARTKGACGWTPLHIAAKERNKKAVRFLIENGAFLPPEMNDHRFNPPLHYCSGLEWAYEMKRMQDESDSPGETSLSSDS, from the exons ATGGTGCTGCAGGTGCGCAGGTCGCTCAGCATGAGCCGCCCCCGGAGCTGCCCCGCCGCTGATGACCGTGGCTGGAATCAGCTCCATGTTGCCGCTCGCAAGGGAGACCTCAAGGAG GTCCGACGTCTCCTGGATGAGGGGATGGATGTCAATGCACCTGCATGGGGACCTAAATCTCCTGGTGCTACAGCACTCCATCTGGCTGCTCAGGGCGGGCATGTTAAAATCATGGATGAACTGCTGGAGCGTGGTGCAAATATTGATGCTCGAACAAAAGGAGCCTGCGGCT GGACCCCTCTACACATTGCTGCCAAGGAAAGGAACAAGAAAGCGGTGAGATTCCTGATTGAGAATGGCGCATTCCTGCCTCCTGAGATGAATGACCACAGGTTCAATCCTCCCCTCCACTACTGCTCTGGATTAGAATGGGCGTATGAGATGAAGCGCATGCAAGACGAGAGCGACTCACCTGGCGAGACTTCCTTGAGCTCAGACAGCTAG
- the LOC117850326 gene encoding small nuclear ribonucleoprotein SmD3b, producing MSRSLGIPVKLLHEAAGHVVTVELKTGEVYRGAMVECEDNWNCQLDNITFTAKDGKVSQLEHVFIRGSRVRFMIIPDMLKNAPMFKRLEARIRGKGSAVGVGRGRAVAMRARAAAGRGGGPVGRGGAPPVRR from the exons ATGAGCCGCAGCCTCGGGATCCCGGTGAAGCTGCTTCACGAGGCGGCGGGCCACGTCGTCACGGTCGAGCTCAAGACCGGCGAGGTCTACCGCGGCGCCATGGTCGAGTGCGAGGACAACTGGAACTGCCAGCTCGACAACATCACCTTCACGGCAAAG GACGGCAAGGTGTCGCAGCTGGAGCACGTCTTCATCAGGGGGAGCAGGGTCAGGTTCATGATCATACCCGACATGCTCAAGAACGCCCCCATGTTCAAGCGCCTCGAGGCCAGGATTAGG GGTAAAGGCTCAGCTGTTGGTGTTGGCCGTGGCCGCGCGGTCGCCATGCGTGCTCGG GCTGCTGCTGGTCGTGGTGGTGGTCCTGTAGGACGGGGTGGCGCACCCCCTGTGAGGAGGTAG